One window of the Flavobacteriaceae bacterium YJPT1-3 genome contains the following:
- a CDS encoding amidohydrolase family protein codes for MKTFQQIGIGLLCLLVAITTWAQQTPAPEQQQTITITGATAHLGDGQMIKNSTIVFENGKIKAIGDAINSKIAPEGKKIDATGKHVYPGFIAPNTTLGLIEVAAVRASNDDDEIGDLNPHIRSIIAYNAESKVVESMRPNGVLMAQTTPQGGTISGTSSIVQLDAWNWEDAAIRTDDGVHLNWPRSFRRGRWWLGEDPGYSPNKDYQEEVTDLTLFMKNAKAYSEDTQEKNLPFEASKGLFDGSKTLYVHTDGEKEMLDAIAFKNEVGVTKMVFVGAYQGDAIADQLASNNIPVILDRTQNLPSGDDDDYDKPYKLAKLLTDAGVLVALGHEGEYWQARNTPFYAGQVIGQGMDTEEALKLITSNAAKILGIDDMAGTLEVGKDATLFISEGNALDMRGNRLTHAFIQGREISLETHQTELWKRYMEKYSRK; via the coding sequence ATGAAAACATTTCAACAAATAGGAATCGGACTGCTTTGCCTCCTGGTCGCTATAACGACCTGGGCACAACAGACTCCTGCTCCAGAACAACAACAAACGATCACCATCACGGGCGCCACGGCGCATTTGGGTGACGGACAAATGATCAAGAACAGTACTATCGTTTTTGAAAATGGGAAGATCAAAGCCATTGGCGATGCGATCAATTCTAAGATCGCACCTGAAGGCAAAAAAATTGACGCCACCGGAAAGCACGTTTATCCGGGATTCATTGCGCCCAATACGACCTTAGGTCTCATTGAAGTCGCTGCGGTACGCGCCTCTAATGACGATGATGAAATAGGCGACCTCAATCCGCATATACGCAGTATTATCGCTTATAATGCAGAATCAAAAGTGGTCGAGAGTATGCGCCCTAATGGTGTTTTGATGGCACAAACCACACCTCAAGGCGGTACCATCTCAGGGACCTCTTCCATCGTACAGCTGGATGCCTGGAACTGGGAAGATGCGGCCATTCGCACCGATGACGGTGTGCATCTGAACTGGCCCAGAAGCTTTCGAAGAGGCCGTTGGTGGCTGGGTGAAGATCCTGGTTATTCGCCCAATAAAGACTATCAGGAAGAAGTTACTGACCTGACGCTCTTCATGAAGAATGCCAAAGCCTATAGTGAGGATACCCAAGAGAAGAATCTTCCTTTTGAAGCGTCTAAAGGCTTGTTTGACGGCAGTAAAACCTTATACGTCCACACCGATGGCGAAAAGGAAATGTTAGATGCCATCGCTTTTAAAAATGAGGTGGGTGTTACTAAAATGGTCTTTGTTGGAGCCTATCAGGGTGATGCCATTGCCGACCAATTAGCGAGCAACAACATCCCGGTTATCTTAGACCGAACTCAGAATCTGCCTTCGGGTGATGACGATGATTACGACAAGCCCTACAAATTGGCTAAATTGCTTACTGATGCGGGAGTATTGGTAGCCTTGGGTCATGAGGGAGAATATTGGCAAGCCAGAAATACGCCTTTCTATGCCGGACAGGTCATCGGACAGGGAATGGATACCGAAGAAGCCTTAAAACTGATCACCTCCAATGCGGCAAAGATCTTAGGGATCGACGATATGGCCGGAACTTTGGAAGTCGGTAAGGATGCCACTCTATTTATTAGCGAGGGCAATGCGCTCGATATGCGCGGGAATCGGCTGACCCATGCCTTTATTCAAGGCCGGGAGATCAGTCTGGAAACCCATCAGACCGAGCTCTGGAAACGCTATATGGAAAAATACAGCAGAAAATAA